GCCATCGAGCAGGGCGGCGAGGACAGCTACCGCGTGGTGGCCATGGTGGACCCGCGCCGCGAGGGCGTGGGCCCCCTGGACGAGCTGGCCGCGCGCCTCAAGGTCGAGTACGTGGTGCAGGCCGTGGACGACATGCGCGGCGCCAACTGGGTGGAGCCGCTCCTGCGGTGCCGGCTGGCGGGCATGCTCGTGTACGACGCGGGCGGCTTCTGCGAGCGCGTGCTGCGAAGGCTCCCCGTGCAGTTCCTCCGGGCCACCGACTTCGCCTTCGCCGATGAGATGACGATGTCGCCGGTGGGCCGGGTGCTCAAGCGCGGCTTCGATGTCTTCGTCGCCTCGCTGCTGCTGGCGATGGCCTCGCCCTTCCTGGTGTTGGTGGCCCTGGCCATCAAGCTCGACTCCAAGGGCCCTCTCTTCTACCGCCAGGAGCGGGTGGGTCTGGGTGGGAAGTCCTACTTCTTGTGGAAGTTCCGCAGCATGCGCACCGATGCGGAGAAGAACGGCGCGGTGTGGGCGCGCACCAACGACGACCGGGTGACGCGGGTGGGCCGCTTCATCCGCAAGACGCGCATCGACGAGATTCCGCAGGTGCTCAACGTGCTGACCGGAGACATGAGCTTCGTGGGGCCGCGGCCGGAGCGCCCCGTCTTCGTCGAGCAGCTCAAGACGCAGATTCCCTTCTACGGGCTGCGCGAGGCGGTCAAGCCGGGCATCACCGGGTGGGCGCAGATCCGCTATCCGTACGGCGCCTCGGTGGAGGACGCGCGCAATAAGTTGGAATTCGATCTGTACTACGTGAAGAACGGGTCGCTCTTCTTGGACATCGGCATCATCTTCCACACCATCCGGCACGTACTGCTGGCGCGTGGAGCACGGTAGAGACCGCGGCGGGGGCCGCCGCGGCGGCGAATCTTCAGGGTTTTTTGGGCGGGAAGGGGTCGGGCAATGTTCGCAGGCACGGATCTGGAGTCGGCGCTTCAGGAGCGTTGGGCAGAGGACACGAAGAACGCCCTGGGGCAGAACCGCAACGAGCTGTTGCAGTCCCAGGTGGAGCGCCCCACGCGCATCGTGGCGATGGGGGGCGGCACGGGCCTTCCGGTGGTGCTCCGGGGCCTGGCGCGGCGCGCGATGCCGAAGCCGGGGGATGCCGGGGTGGACATCACCGCGGTGGTCACCATGAGCGACGATGGAGGCAGCTCGGGCCGTCTGCGCCGCTTCCACGGCGCCCTGCCTCCGGGCGACATCCGCAACTGCCTGGTGGCGCTCGCGGGTGGCAAG
This region of Stigmatella aurantiaca genomic DNA includes:
- a CDS encoding sugar transferase, with translation MLRVFHHYFSSRKLTFFLAESSAIALACVLGAAGCVWMFSTEGSRPPMLALLPTLLALSAAFVLAFQFTLYLLDLYDLRVAAEDRQRGYRFLKAAGLTAAAVGGAMMALPLVVPVQFPPGTLLGGAMGALAGTLLVRVSMYALVGEPSPVLLIGDGVKARAVMKAIEQGGEDSYRVVAMVDPRREGVGPLDELAARLKVEYVVQAVDDMRGANWVEPLLRCRLAGMLVYDAGGFCERVLRRLPVQFLRATDFAFADEMTMSPVGRVLKRGFDVFVASLLLAMASPFLVLVALAIKLDSKGPLFYRQERVGLGGKSYFLWKFRSMRTDAEKNGAVWARTNDDRVTRVGRFIRKTRIDEIPQVLNVLTGDMSFVGPRPERPVFVEQLKTQIPFYGLREAVKPGITGWAQIRYPYGASVEDARNKLEFDLYYVKNGSLFLDIGIIFHTIRHVLLARGAR